Proteins from a single region of Oryza brachyantha chromosome 6, ObraRS2, whole genome shotgun sequence:
- the LOC107304338 gene encoding acylphosphatase: protein MASPAADAASSPPQPPQQQGTPARKAVRVVVKGRVQGVGFRDWTAETAESLGLAGWVRNRRDGTVEALLSGDPAKVDEMVSRHLPVGPPASAVTAVVPSPADPVHPSLGFEIKFTV from the coding sequence atggccagccccgccgccgacgccgcgtcgtcgcccccGCAGCCACCGCAGCAGCAGGGGACGCCGGCGCGCAAGGCGGTCCGCGTGGTGGTGAAGGGCAGGGTGCAGGGGGTGGGGTTCCGCGACTggacggcggagacggcggagTCGCTCGGCCTCGCCGGGTGGGTCCGCAACCGCCGCGACGGCACCGTGGAGGCGCTCCTCTCCGGGGACCCCGCCAAGGTCGACGAGATGGTGTCCCGCCACCTCCCCGTCGGgccccccgcctccgccgtcaccgccgtcgtgcCCTCCCCGGCCGACCCCGTCCACCCCTCCCTAGGCTTCGAAATTAAGTTTACCGTCTGA
- the LOC121054699 gene encoding acylphosphatase-like, giving the protein MFPSTSAAAPRYGRLTLTPRSVAAARRAMAASATPQHPPAPPPPPEPSPPNPNPKAVRVVVKGRVQGVFFRDWTVQTARALGLAGWVRNRRDGSVEALLSGDPAKVDEMVSRRLPVGPPAAAVTAVVPAPTEPVDPAEGFNRKPTA; this is encoded by the coding sequence ATGTTCCcttccacctccgccgccgcgccccgctACGGCCGCCTCACCCTCACCCCgcgctccgtcgccgccgcccgccgcgccatggccgcctccgccaccccGCAGCACCCTCCAgctcccccgcccccgccggagCCGAGCCCGCCCAACCCCAACCCCAAGGCGGTGCGCGTGGTGGTGAAGGGCCGGGTGCAGGGGGTCTTCTTCCGCGACTGGACGGTCCAGACGGCGCGCGCCCTGGGGCTCGCCGGCTGGGTCCGCAACCGCCGCGACGGCAGCGTGGAGGCGCTCCTCTCCGGCGACCCTGCCAAGGTCGACGAGATGGtctcccgccgcctccccgttggcccgcccgccgccgcggtcacCGCCGTCGTGCCCGCCCCCACCGAGCCCGTCGACCCCGCCGAGGGGTTCAACCGGAAGCCCACCGCCTGA
- the LOC121054703 gene encoding protein CURVATURE THYLAKOID 1A, chloroplastic-like: MAAATAYTVALLGAGAARVPAAAPRSAVLLPRRGGVLRLQDAPRLSLLRVRAASEDTSTSASGDELVADLKAKWEAIEDKPTFLLYSGGAVVALWLTTVVVGAINSVPLLPKILELVGLGYTGWFVYRYLLFKESRKELATDIETLKKKIAGTE, translated from the exons ATGGCCGCAGCCACGGCGTACACCGTGGCgctcctcggcgccggcgccgcgcgcgtgcccgccgcagctccacGCTCGGCGGTCCTtctcccgcgccgcggcggcgtgctcCGGCTCCAGGACGCGCCGAGGCTGTCCCTGCTCCGCGTCAGGGCCGCCTCCGAGGACACCTCCACCTCGGCcagcggcgacgagctcgTCGCCGACCTCAAGGCCAAG TGGGAGGCCATCGAGGACAAGCCGACGTTCCTTCTgtacagcggcggcgccgtcgtcgccctctggctcaccaccgtcgtcgtcggcgccatcAACTCCGTGCCGCTG CTCCCCAAGATCCTGGAGCTCGTCGGCCTCGGCTACACCGGCTGGTTCGTCTACCGCTACCTCCTCTTCAAG GAGAGCAGGAAAGAGTTGGCGACCGACATCGAGACCTTGAAGAAGAAGATCGCCGGAACGGAATAA
- the LOC102714381 gene encoding carbon catabolite repressor protein 4 homolog 3-like: MASAAPRARVSPPTPALRPHRKRGRSPPASASLVRCSSAGNGAPRDHRRRRRSGSPGGAPGRVYQRHRPQQHGVPSRRWVLAEEASTSDGDACTIMSYNILADNNARNHPDLYLDVPWDALRWDSRRRLIIHEIRHWDPDLVCLQEVDRFWDISTEMKNRGYESSFKGRTGDAKDGCATFWKSKGLRLLEEDSIDFSEYNLRNNVAQIFVFELNGAQKLVVGNIHVLFNPKRGDVKLGQIRMLLEKANVLAEKWGGIPIVLAGDFNSTPDSAIYKFLSTMKLDISLHDRRQLSGLDSSEFALYDLCSLLKYQWTCEEVRNATGRSNVMVAKHPLNLCSSYAMLKGNSNNRGHHGEPLATSYHKKFLGTVDYLWYTAGLECSRVLDTLPVGFLRRTRGLPTREIGSDHLPIVAEFVFTESVDDDSNQEDESDQEEETAQETTRAQHVYFSSDIDSSDEVS, translated from the exons atggcgtccgccgctccgcgcgcgcgcgtgtcgccgccgacgccggccttACGCCCCCACAGGAAGCGCGGGCGGTCTCCCCCGGCTTCGGCCTCGCTGGTACGGTGCTCGTCCGCCGGTAACGGCGCGCCAcgcgaccaccgccgccgccgccgctcggggAGCCCCGGTGGCGCGCCCGGTCGCGTTTATCAGCGGCATCGCCCGCAGCAACACGGGGTGCCCTCCCGGCGGTGGGTCCTCGCGGAGGAAGCCTCGACCTCCGATGGAG ATGCGTGCACAATCATGTCATACAACATTTTGGCGGATAACAATGCGAGGAACCATCCTGACCTTTATTTGGATGTCCCTTGGGATGCATTGAGGTGGGATTCGCGAAGGAGGCTTATTATCCATGAAATTAGACACTGGGATCCTGACCTAGTGTGTCTCCAG GAGGTGGATAGATTTTGGGACATTTCTACAGAAATGAAGAACAGGGGGTATGAAAGTAGTTTTAAG GGCCGAACTGGTGATGCCAAAGATGGATGTGCTACCTTTTGGAAGTCCAAAGG GTTGCGCCTGCTTGAGGAAGACAGTATCGATTTTAGTGAATACAACCTGCGTAATAACGTTGctcaaatatttgtttttgag CTTAATGGAGcacagaagttagtagtcgggAATATTCATGTTCTATTTAATCCAAAGAGGGGTGATGTAAAACTGGGCCAG ATCCGCATGCTACTGGAGAAAGCAAATGTTCTTGCTGAAAAATGGGGTGGAATTCCTATCGTTCTTGCTGGTGATTTCAACAGCACACCTGAT AGTGCCATCTACAAGTTTTTGTCAACAATGAAG CTTGACATTTCTTTGCATGATAGAAGACAGTTATCTGGACTTGATAGCTCTGAATTTGCTCTATATGATCTTTGTAG TTTACTGAAGTACCAATGGACTTGTGAAGAAGTAAGAAATGCAACTGGGCGTTCAAATGTCATGGTTGCTAAACACCCGTTGAATCTCTGTAGTTCTTATGCTATGTTGAAG GGAAACTCAAACAATAGGGGACATCATGGTGAACCCCTAGCAACTTCCTATCACAAGAAGTTTCTTGGCACTGTTGATTACCTGTG GTATACTGCAGGGCTTGAATGCTCCAGAGTTTTGGACACACTGCCTGTGGGCTTTTTGAGGAGAACAAGGGGTCTTCCGACCAGG GAAATTGGCAGCGATCATTTGCCTATAGTTGCTGAATTTGTTTTCACGGAATCTGTCGACGATGATTCCAATCAAGAAGACGAGTCTGACCAAGAAGAGGAGACTGCGCAAGAGACAACTAGAGCACAACACGTGTATTTCTCCTCAGACATCGACAGTTCAGATGAAGTGAGTTAG